A single region of the Garra rufa chromosome 6, GarRuf1.0, whole genome shotgun sequence genome encodes:
- the cnpy3 gene encoding protein canopy homolog 3 produces MNVFICVVLFVVSATANKSGDDEWVHLPNKCEVCKFLSIEMKSAFEETGKTKEVIETNYRFLDDKGAPPIKYVKSDIRFIEVMENVCSRIMQYNLHKERDGSNRFAKGMSETFSTLHNLVNKGVKVVMDIPYELWNETSAEVADLKKQCDVMVEQYEEVIEDWYKGSQEEDLTTYLCEKHVLKGQDMNCLNEEWAGKKGDTAAIAEDKKKKKKKGKKKKGKDSEDGHKKDKKGKKKKKKSKVTDTETSKRKTEEAGYTSDEEEIQKKVPLNQDKTEL; encoded by the exons atgaatgtttttatCTGCGTCGTGTTGTTTGTCGTAAGTGCCACTGCTAATAAAAGCGGGGACGATGAATGGGTGCATCTGCCAAATAAATGTGAAG TGTGCAAATTTCTTAGTATTGAAATGAAGTCTGCATTTGAAGAGACTGGCAAAACAAAAGAAGTGATTGAAACCAACTACCGCTTCCTGGATGATAAAGGTGCACCGCCAATCAAATATGTCAAATC TGATATTCGTTTTATTGAGGTGATGGAGAACGTTTGCTCAAGGATAATGCAGTACAATCTACACAAAGAGAGAGATGGAAGTAATCGCTTTGCAAAG GGTATGTCTGAGACATTCTCCACCTTACATAACCTGGTTAATAAAGGTGTGAAGGTGGTCATGGACATTCCCTATGAACTGTGGAATGAAACCAGTGCAGAAGTGGCGGATCTCAAAAAACAG TGTGACGTGATGGTAGAGCAGTATGAAGAAGTCATTGAGGACTGGTATAAAGGCAGCCAAGAGGAAGATCTCACCACTTACCTGTGTGAAAAACATGTGCTGAAAGGACAAGACATGA ATTGTCTTAATGAGGAATGGGCTGGGAAAAAGGGAGACACGGCAGCTATCGCAGaagacaagaagaagaagaagaagaagggcAAAAAGAAGAAGGGTAAAGACAGCGAGGACGGGCATAAAAAGGACAAGAaggggaagaagaagaagaaaaagtccAAGGTGACTGACACCGAGACCAGCAAGCGGAAAACTGAAGAAGCTGGATACACCTCAGATGAGGAGGAGATTCAGAAGAAAGTTCCTCTTAATCAGGATAAAACTGAACTCTGA